A single Dermacentor variabilis isolate Ectoservices chromosome 9, ASM5094787v1, whole genome shotgun sequence DNA region contains:
- the LOC142557767 gene encoding transmembrane reductase CYB561D2-like isoform X2: MAVMANRASGSRSATAGALATTLLFSVLVLYAVKPDTWRFLFPWHPTLAVLAYGLITQPAVLLVRLGRTRLHWALQAASTACAVLGCWAAFVHKAALGKPHFATWHSWAGLGALLLTLLEAAVGVGAMTLRTSMVGKQQPWLKYTALRRVHRALGLSAHGFATAAMVLGLRSHYGRETLAKALPLGDALAVQLAVQALAAAPFTAVGHQLWRRYGADKSRK, from the exons ATGGCAGTGATGGCGAACAGGGCCAGTGGATCAAGGTCCGCGACGGCGGGCGCTCTCGCAACAACGCTGCTCTTCTCCGTTCTCGTTCTGTACGCTGTGAAGCCGGACACCTGGC GCTTCTTGTTCCCATGGCACCCGACGCTCGCGGTGTTGGCG TACGGCCTGATCACCCAGCCGGCCGTGCTGCTGGTGCGTCTCGGCCGCACCCGGCTCCACTGGGCGCTGCAGGCGGCGTCCACGGCATGCGCCGTGCTCGGCTGCTGGGCCGCGTTCGTCCACAAGGCGGCGCTGGGCAAGCCGCACTTCGCCACGTGGCACTCGTGGGCGGGACTCGGCGCCCTGCTGCTCACCCTGCTCGAGGCGGCCGTCGGAGTGGGCGCCATGACGCTCCGCACTTCCATG gtgggcaaGCAGCAGCCGTGGCTGAAGTACACCGCGCTGCGGCGCGTCCACCGCGCGCTGGGCCTGTCGGCGCACGGGTTCGCCACTGCCGCCATGGTGCTGGGGCTGCGCTCGCACTACGGCCGCGAGACCCTGGCCAAGGCGCTGCCCCTGGGCGACGCCCTCGCCGTGCAGCTGGCCGTCCAGGCGCTGGCCGCGGCGCCGTTCACCGCCGTCGGGCACCAGCTGTGGAGGCGCTACGGCGCCGACAAGTCTCGCAAATAA
- the LOC142557767 gene encoding transmembrane reductase CYB561D2-like isoform X1 → MAVMANRASGSRSATAGALATTLLFSVLVLYAVKPDTWRFLFPWHPTLAVLAFHVRGGERHQEVLQGTGRLARSKYGLITQPAVLLVRLGRTRLHWALQAASTACAVLGCWAAFVHKAALGKPHFATWHSWAGLGALLLTLLEAAVGVGAMTLRTSMVGKQQPWLKYTALRRVHRALGLSAHGFATAAMVLGLRSHYGRETLAKALPLGDALAVQLAVQALAAAPFTAVGHQLWRRYGADKSRK, encoded by the exons ATGGCAGTGATGGCGAACAGGGCCAGTGGATCAAGGTCCGCGACGGCGGGCGCTCTCGCAACAACGCTGCTCTTCTCCGTTCTCGTTCTGTACGCTGTGAAGCCGGACACCTGGC GCTTCTTGTTCCCATGGCACCCGACGCTCGCGGTGTTGGCG TTTCATGttcgtggaggcgagcgccatcagGAGGTTTTACAAGGAACTGGGCGCCTCGCTCGATCAAAG TACGGCCTGATCACCCAGCCGGCCGTGCTGCTGGTGCGTCTCGGCCGCACCCGGCTCCACTGGGCGCTGCAGGCGGCGTCCACGGCATGCGCCGTGCTCGGCTGCTGGGCCGCGTTCGTCCACAAGGCGGCGCTGGGCAAGCCGCACTTCGCCACGTGGCACTCGTGGGCGGGACTCGGCGCCCTGCTGCTCACCCTGCTCGAGGCGGCCGTCGGAGTGGGCGCCATGACGCTCCGCACTTCCATG gtgggcaaGCAGCAGCCGTGGCTGAAGTACACCGCGCTGCGGCGCGTCCACCGCGCGCTGGGCCTGTCGGCGCACGGGTTCGCCACTGCCGCCATGGTGCTGGGGCTGCGCTCGCACTACGGCCGCGAGACCCTGGCCAAGGCGCTGCCCCTGGGCGACGCCCTCGCCGTGCAGCTGGCCGTCCAGGCGCTGGCCGCGGCGCCGTTCACCGCCGTCGGGCACCAGCTGTGGAGGCGCTACGGCGCCGACAAGTCTCGCAAATAA
- the LOC142557766 gene encoding uncharacterized protein LOC142557766, whose translation MAAAAGPGPEAQTPEPPSESPPNNDHESTATVTPPTDEEDEGPPPAAVPEPPPQPQQQQAHHRAGEPRPPAPGAGNWPLPELGRFLLAGPPSSNEQLPAGRGSSCRAAAAAMESNITLWQFLLELLLSQRYSHMITWTNEDGEFKLVNAEEVARLWGLRKNKHNMNYDKLSRALRYYYDKNIIKKVLGQKFVYRFVSFPEIVKTENKIPFHVKMESMAQAPQDLSVKGRERKRSLSDEDEPAADDVSSTSSGGGKRARPESDTDSCPSPGSGAGAPCLSPFLAAAAAHHRGKLTLPLYPPFTATRPFTLPPFPPLGPFVPYSPFEPQLVFSPAAKSISVLQ comes from the coding sequence ATGGCGGCGGCGGCCGGCCCCGGGCCCGAAGCCCAGACGCCGGAGCCGCCCTCGGAGTCGCCGCCCAACAACGACCACGAGTCGACTGCCACGGTGACGCCGCCGACGGACGAAGAGGACGAGGGCCCTCCCCCAGCGGCGGTGCCCGAGCCCCCTCCGCAGCcccagcagcagcaggcgcacCATCGCGCAGGTGAGCCCCGGCCTCCGGCGCCGGGCGCTGGCAATTGGCCGCTTCCCGAGCTGGGCCGTTTCCTGCTTGCGGGGCCGCCCAGCAGCAACGAGCAGCTTCCTGCCGGCCGCGGCTCCTCTTGTCGCGCAGCAGCCGCAGCCATGGAGAGCAACATCACGCTGTGGCAGttcctgctcgagctgctgctgAGCCAGCGCTACAGCCACATGATCACCTGGACCAACGAGGACGGCGAGTTCAAGCTGGTCAACGCCGAagaggtggcgcgcctgtggggGCTCCGCAAGAACAAGCACAACATGAACTACGACAAGCTGAGCCGGGCGCTCCGCTACTACTACGACAAGAACATCATCAAGAAAGTACTGGGCCAGAAGTTCGTCTACCGCTTCGTCTCGTTCCCGGAGATCGTCAAGACGGAGAACAAGATCCCGTTCCACGTCAAGATGGAGAGCATGGCGCAGGCGCCGCAAGACCTCAGCGTCAAAGGTCGTGAGCGCAAGCGCTCGCTCTCCGACGAGGACGAGCCGGCGGCCGACGACGTCTCGTCCACGAGCAGCGGAGGGGGCAAGCGGGCGAGGCCCGAGTCCGACACCGACTCGTGCCCGTCGCCCGGCAGCGGAGCCGGTGCCCCGTGCCTTTCCCCGTTCCTGGCGGCGGCCGCCGCTCACCATCGCGGCAAGTTGACGCTGCCCTTGTACCCTCCGTTCACGGCGACGCGTCCCTTCACCCTGCCGCCGTTCCCGCCGCTGGGGCCGTTCGTCCCATACTCACCGTTCGAGCCGCAGCTCGTCTTCTCGCCCGCCGCAAAGTCCATCTCAGTGCTGCAGTGA